A stretch of the Erpetoichthys calabaricus chromosome 3, fErpCal1.3, whole genome shotgun sequence genome encodes the following:
- the LOC114649047 gene encoding perlucin-like protein: MDETEVGNVYENTCTSFSASKTKTPTNKVSSSSAEEREQMPRRNRQAGYCGLSACSCRWVVFTLAVLVVLVLIAFAMFFIHAENKLQHVKREYDSLSENQSFVNEELNQLRSNFTRLTKEHLALQTTYNALLGKKCSVCPQDWLIHGGSCYYVSNDKKNWSESQDDCAARGGHLVIITNEREQSFLNENVRNSEVWIGLSDLKDEGKWVWVDDTTTAKSYWTDGEPDDWKEKNPNGEDCAHLRPWVDPPNTWHDISCDTRMQRVCEKNYNS; this comes from the exons ATGGATGAGACAGAAGTAGGAAATGTCTATGAGAACACTTGCACTTCTTTTTCTGCCAGCAAAACCAAAACCCCAACCAACAAAGTGAGCAGCTCTTCAGCAGAAGAAAGAGAACAAATGCCAAGGCGTAACAGACAGGCAG gtTACTGTGGTCTGTCTGCCTGCTCTTGCCGTTGGGTGGTGTTCACACTTGCTGTGTTGGTGGTCTTGGTCTTGATTGCCTTTGCAATGTTCTTTATACATG CtgaaaataaattacagcatGTGAAAAGGGAATACGACAGCTTATCAGAGAATCAGTCCTTTGTAAATGAGGAACTCAACCAGCTGAGGAGTAACTTCACCCGCTTGACAAAAGAACATCTGGCTCTTCAAACTACTTACAATGCACTTTTAG gTAAGAAGTGCTCAGTTTGTCCTCAGGATTGGCTGATTCATGGTGGATCATGTTACTACGTCTCAAATGATAAAAAGAATTGGTCTGAGAGTCAAGATGACTGCGCAGCTAGAGGAGGGCATCTGGTAATAATCACAAATGAAAGGGAGCAG tcttttttgaatgaaaatgtccGCAATTCGGAGGTTTGGATTGGTCTCTCagatttaaaagatgaaggaaagtGGGTTTGGGTAGACGACACAACTACAGCCAAAAG ctaCTGGACAGACGGAGAGCCTGATGACTGGAAAGAGAAAAATCCGAATGGAGAGGATTGTGCCCATTTGAGACCTTGGGTAGATCCCCCCAATACCTGGCATGATATATCTTGTGATACCAGAATGCAAAGAGTTTGTGAAAAAAATTACAACTCTTAA